In Bactrocera oleae isolate idBacOlea1 chromosome 5, idBacOlea1, whole genome shotgun sequence, a genomic segment contains:
- the LOC106620460 gene encoding uncharacterized protein, whose amino-acid sequence MHFYCCVTPLFRGIVGNVLTAKGFWKLTITILAFIGCVAADVSHLSGSYLPPVQPQTQYLPPAQEYLPPSQPQPQYLPPAAPEPQYLPPQPQYLPPVAPQAEYLPPVAPQPQYLPPAEPQPQYLPPAPQYLPPAAPAPEYLPPVDTPVAEDGYRYRTVKKYRLRSH is encoded by the exons atgcactTTTATTGTTGTGTTACTCCACTTTTCCGTGGCATTGTCGGCAACGTCTTGACTGCAAAGGGTTTCTGG AAACTCACCATCACCATATTGGCATTCATTGGTTGCGTCGCCGCTGACGTCTCACACTTATCCGGCTCGTACTTGCCACCCGTACAACCTCAAACTCAGTATCTGCCACCTGCACAAGAGTACTTACCTCCTTCTCAACCGCAACCACAGTATTTACCTCCCGCAGCACCAGAACCACAATATCTGCCTCCTCAACCACAATACTTGCCACCTGTCGCGCCACAAGCTGAATACTTACCACCTGTTGCACCACAACCTCAATACTTGCCACCTGCTGAACCTCAACCACAATATCTGCCGCCTGCACCACAGTACTTGCCTCCTGCTGCTCCAGCACCTGAGTACTTACCACCTGTTGACACACCTGTCGCAGAGGATGGTTACCGCTACAGAACCGTGAAGAAGTACCGTTTGAGAAGCCACTAA